Proteins from a genomic interval of Trifolium pratense cultivar HEN17-A07 linkage group LG6, ARS_RC_1.1, whole genome shotgun sequence:
- the LOC123889531 gene encoding 60S acidic ribosomal protein P1-2-like translates to MSIGETACSYALLILEDDNIPATADNITSLLKSAKVEVESFWPALFAKLAEKKNIRDLIANAAGGGGGAVAVAAAPAAAAAAAPAAAEKKEEPKEEEESDEEMGFGLFDE, encoded by the exons ATGTCGATTGGAGAGACTGCTTGCTCATACGCCCTTCTCATCCTTGAAGATGATAACATTCCCGCAACT GCTGACAACATCACAAGTTTGTTGAAAAGTGCAAAGGTAGAAGTTGAATCCTTTTGGCCCGCCTTATTTGCTAAACTTGCTGAGAAGAAGAATATTAGGGATTTGATTGCCAATGCTGCtggcggtggtggtggtgccGTAGCTGTTGCTGCAGCTCCAGCTGCTGCAGCAGCAGCTGCTCCTGCAGCTGCTGAGAAGAAG GAAGagccaaaagaagaagaagagagtgACGAGGAAATGGGTTTTGGCTTGTTTGATGAATAG